A portion of the Oncorhynchus nerka isolate Pitt River unplaced genomic scaffold, Oner_Uvic_2.0 unplaced_scaffold_1560, whole genome shotgun sequence genome contains these proteins:
- the LOC115121908 gene encoding scavenger receptor cysteine-rich type 1 protein M160-like: WKKRSQTIWLYGDESSIRQCDIIGGRAGFCDGRYYHHVICSESVRLVDGAGLCSGRVEVKSNQSWASVCEADFDRQDAEVVCGELGCGAPAALQGGLYGGGEGQTWDKEFQCKGKESLLLDCDTSDRKHNTCLPGNAVGLTCSEPDDVRLVGGDSRCAGGVERYDQGEWRIVGTLSDVMSIAAVVCRQLGCGSTVSELPGNTTRGVEVFCSGSESSLRECWRSYDLLPGLTVICSDLLVQPDIFLTDSMGGVSRGHQGPEVFRGYSFTITCSTQPQYPGGSFLLTFTGSNRTQIQPALNHSAAFLFPAADDSHQGNYSCVFDNYVFSHNFSSESELLSLTITASPLPAFIIRHVVVLLILLTTITTSYLYYKPTRRQKRVNRVSSMALYVNAMEMVSLSSRAEAGPGEERAAQGTE; encoded by the exons ATGGAAGAAGAGGAGTCAGACTATTTGGTTGTATGGAGATGAGTCTTCTATTagacagtgtgacatcatagGAGGAAGAGCTGGTTTCTGTGATGGTAGATATTATCATCATGTGATCTGTTCAG AGTCTGTGCGGCTTGTGGATGGAGCTGGTCTCTGCTCTGGGAGAGTGGAGGTGAAGTCCAATCAGTCCTGGGCCTCAGTGTGTGAAGCTGACTTTGACCGGCAGGATGCAGAGGTAGTCTGTGGGGAGCTTGGCTGTGGGGCTCCTGCAGCTCTACAGGGGGGGCTctatggaggaggtgagggtcagACCTGGGATAAAGAGTTCCAGTGTAAAGGCAAAGAGTCCCTTCTCCTGGACTGTGACACCTCAGACAGAAAACACAACACCTGCCTACCTGGTAATGCTGTTGGACTCACCTGCTCAG agcctgatgatgtgaggctggtgggaggagacagtcgctgtgctggtggagtggagcggtacgaccagggagagtggaggaTTGTGGGAACTCTCTCTGACGTGATGTCTATAGCTGCAGTCGTGTGTAGACAGCTGGGTTGTGGGTCCACTGTTTCAGAACTACCTGGAAACACCACTAGAGGGGTTGAAGTTTTCTGTTCTGGGTCTGAGTCTTCACTGAGGGAGTGTTGGAGAAGTTATGATCTCCTTCCTGGACTCACAGTGATCTGCTCAG ATCTCCTGGTCCAGCCTGATATCTTCCTGACTGACTCAATGGGAGGGGTCTCCAGGGGCCACCAGGGGCCCGAGGTGTTCAGGGGCTacagcttcaccatcacctgctCCACTCAGCCACAGTACCCAGGAGGCTCCTTCCTCCTCACGTTCACCGGCTCCAACAGAACCCAGATCCAGCCAGCTCTCAATCACTCTGCTGCCTTCCTCTTCCCTGCTGCAGATGACTCCCACCAAGGGAACTACAGCTGTGTTTTTGACAATTATGTTTTCTCTCATAACTTCTCCTCTGAGAGTGAgctcctctccctcaccatcacag CCTCTCCTCTGCCAGCCTTCATCATCAGACACGTTGTAGTGCTGCTGATCCTACTGACAACCATCACCACCTCCTACCTGTACTACAAG CCCACCAGGAGGCAGAAGAGAGTGAACAGGGTGAGCAGCATGGCTCTTTATGTCAATGCCATGGAGATGGTCTCTCTGAGCTCCAGAGCTGAAGCTGgaccgggagaggagagagcagcccaGGGGACGGAGTAG